The following are from one region of the Rhodopirellula sp. P2 genome:
- the ispD gene encoding 2-C-methyl-D-erythritol 4-phosphate cytidylyltransferase gives MNCAASVSVIMPAAGSGQRFGSQSNKLFAILDGKPLWQHAVDRFQHRGDVRQIVLAISEEDDATFHEQIAAISSTVPIHLVRGGATRSESVRAALDQVQKFVAESNSTGPSTKTLVAIHDAARPLVRQVDLDRVFAKAAETGAAILAAPVSGTLKRATSHGSETVDRRHTFVALTPQVFAIDVICQAYARDRGRMATDDAQLVERTSHPVQLVTGSADNLKITFPEDLRIAEAILNECRSEFV, from the coding sequence ATGAACTGCGCTGCTTCCGTTTCTGTGATCATGCCCGCTGCTGGCAGCGGGCAACGCTTTGGCAGCCAGTCCAACAAGCTGTTTGCGATCCTGGATGGCAAACCGCTTTGGCAACACGCCGTGGATCGCTTCCAACATCGTGGCGACGTCCGGCAAATCGTGCTGGCAATCTCCGAGGAAGACGACGCCACGTTTCACGAGCAAATCGCGGCAATCTCCTCCACCGTCCCAATCCACTTGGTTCGAGGTGGCGCGACACGCAGCGAAAGCGTTCGTGCGGCGCTGGATCAAGTGCAAAAATTCGTGGCCGAATCAAATTCAACCGGCCCCTCCACGAAAACACTGGTTGCGATCCACGACGCCGCTCGACCGCTGGTTCGCCAAGTCGACCTGGACCGGGTCTTCGCCAAGGCCGCTGAAACCGGAGCGGCAATTCTGGCGGCCCCCGTTTCGGGAACCCTCAAGCGGGCCACCAGCCATGGATCTGAAACAGTCGATCGTCGCCACACTTTTGTCGCGTTGACTCCCCAGGTGTTCGCGATCGACGTCATTTGTCAAGCTTACGCTCGCGATCGAGGCCGCATGGCCACGGACGATGCCCAACTGGTCGAGCGAACCTCTCACCCGGTTCAGCTTGTCACTGGTTCCGCTGACAATTTGAAAATCACCTTCCCCGAAGATCTCCGCATCGCGGAGGCGATCCTGAACGAGTGCCGAAGCGAATTCGTATGA
- a CDS encoding Gfo/Idh/MocA family protein: protein MYASAENFTIGISCPGPPLSTFLAKIIMSLNAPLNRKLRMGIVGGGLGSFIGRVHTVAAGLDNRSELVAGAFSSNPERSRQSAPGYGVDESRAYGSYEAMLDAESRLPEDQRIDFVSVTTPNHTHFEIAKAAVEAGFNVVCDKPMTFDLDQAEQLLKTVENSDVVFALTHNYTGYPLVRQAREMILGGELGEINAIRVQYIQGWLRDKLEAEDQKQAAWRTDPSKSGAAGAFGDIATHAYNLGRFMTGVLPETVSCSLKSFVEGRQLDDYGTAVIRYENGALGTVTASQISHGRENDVEIEIDGTKGSLKWRQENPNELHYRQNGKAHQIYTRDPNAPYMHPIAAASCRLPSGHPEAFFEAFANVYAAAFDDMAKRAEGATIDRKTTLYPSVHDGVEGMYFIQQCVASHKDNAAWLPLKHPVARV, encoded by the coding sequence TTGTACGCATCGGCTGAGAACTTTACGATTGGAATCTCGTGTCCTGGACCGCCTCTTTCCACGTTTCTCGCGAAAATCATCATGTCGCTCAATGCTCCCCTGAACCGAAAACTCCGCATGGGAATCGTTGGTGGTGGCCTGGGATCGTTCATCGGTCGCGTCCACACCGTTGCTGCTGGACTGGACAATCGCAGCGAATTGGTCGCCGGAGCCTTCTCCAGCAACCCGGAACGCAGCCGCCAATCCGCCCCCGGTTACGGGGTCGATGAATCGCGAGCCTACGGCAGTTACGAAGCCATGTTGGACGCCGAATCACGGCTCCCCGAGGACCAGCGGATCGACTTCGTCAGCGTCACCACCCCCAACCACACGCACTTTGAAATTGCCAAGGCCGCCGTCGAAGCCGGTTTCAACGTCGTCTGCGACAAACCGATGACGTTCGACTTGGACCAAGCCGAACAATTGCTGAAGACGGTCGAAAACTCGGATGTCGTCTTCGCTCTGACACACAACTACACCGGTTACCCTCTGGTCCGCCAAGCTCGGGAAATGATCTTGGGCGGCGAACTGGGTGAGATCAACGCGATCCGCGTTCAGTACATCCAAGGCTGGCTGCGAGACAAACTGGAAGCCGAAGACCAAAAGCAAGCCGCTTGGCGAACCGACCCGTCCAAGAGCGGTGCCGCGGGTGCCTTCGGCGACATCGCCACGCACGCCTACAACCTGGGTCGCTTCATGACCGGCGTGTTGCCAGAAACGGTCAGCTGCAGCCTGAAATCGTTCGTCGAAGGACGCCAACTGGACGATTACGGCACCGCCGTGATCCGCTACGAAAACGGTGCTCTGGGAACCGTCACCGCCTCGCAAATCAGCCACGGCCGCGAAAACGATGTGGAAATCGAAATCGACGGCACCAAGGGTTCGCTGAAATGGCGTCAAGAAAACCCGAATGAGCTGCACTACCGCCAAAACGGCAAGGCTCATCAGATTTACACGCGAGACCCGAACGCGCCTTACATGCACCCCATCGCCGCGGCATCGTGCCGCTTGCCATCGGGGCACCCCGAAGCGTTCTTCGAAGCCTTCGCAAACGTCTATGCCGCTGCCTTTGACGACATGGCCAAACGCGCCGAAGGAGCCACCATCGATCGCAAAACGACGCTGTACCCCAGCGTTCACGATGGCGTCGAAGGCATGTACTTCATCCAACAGTGCGTCGCCAGCCACAAAGACAACGCGGCTTGGTTGCCTCTGAAGCACCCCGTCGCCCGCGTTTAA
- a CDS encoding DUF2585 family protein yields the protein MNTRSSDTLGNSHDRSRGDQSWRAASVAALMIAGMVLVLAGMGRQFWCECGAWVPWSWDIWTAHNSQHLIDPYFFSHVLHGVLFFWGLLWVPRLNRTWRFLIAVGLEVSWEILENSPLIIERYREATMAVGYTGDSIANSVTDVAACMLGYWFSSRFGWRWSVALFVLSEIVMLITIRDNLLLNVLMLVSPIPAIQEWQSV from the coding sequence TTGAACACACGCTCATCCGACACGCTGGGAAACTCCCACGATCGGTCCCGAGGGGACCAATCGTGGAGGGCTGCATCAGTTGCTGCCTTGATGATTGCCGGCATGGTGTTGGTGCTGGCAGGGATGGGGCGTCAGTTTTGGTGTGAGTGTGGTGCGTGGGTCCCGTGGTCCTGGGACATTTGGACCGCCCACAACTCACAGCACCTGATCGACCCGTATTTTTTCTCGCATGTTTTGCACGGCGTGTTGTTTTTCTGGGGGCTGCTGTGGGTGCCGCGGCTGAATCGAACGTGGCGTTTCTTGATCGCGGTGGGATTGGAGGTGAGTTGGGAGATTCTCGAGAACTCGCCACTGATCATTGAGCGTTACCGCGAAGCCACGATGGCGGTGGGGTACACCGGAGATTCGATCGCGAATTCGGTCACGGATGTGGCGGCCTGCATGCTGGGGTACTGGTTTTCGTCCCGGTTTGGTTGGCGTTGGTCGGTCGCTTTGTTCGTGCTCAGCGAGATCGTGATGTTGATCACGATTCGCGACAACTTGCTGCTCAACGTGCTGATGTTGGTCAGTCCGATTCCGGCGATCCAAGAGTGGCAGAGCGTCTGA